From the genome of Agromyces intestinalis:
TGTGAGTCTCCCCGGTCGTTCTGCCACGCCCGCTGCGCCGCGGTGGGTCATCTGACGAAACGGGGAGTCGTACCCCTTCCGTCGACTGCGGACCCTCCGCCATCATGGGCGCGGCCCCGAGCGGCCGATCCCGACCACCCGCTCTCTCTCCATGGAGGAACCCGATCATGACCTACTCCCCCGCTCCGACGACCGCCACCGCCGACGCGCCGCTGTCGGCGCCGCTCTACGGTGCGACCTTCGGCCAGGCGATCAAGCGCTTCTTCGCGAAGTACGCGACGTTCTCGGGCCGCGCGAGCCGCAGCGAGTACTGGTGGTGGGCCCTCGCCAACGCGATCATCGTCGCCGTGCTCTATGTGCTCGTGATCGTCGCCGGCGTCGCGGGGGCGACCGTCGACCCGTCGACCGGGCTCGCCGCGCCCGGCCCGCTGTTCGTCGTCGCGTACGCGCTGCTGGCCCTCTGGGGTCTCGCCATCATCGTGCCGAGCCTCGCGATCACGTGGCGTCGCCTGCACGACACCAACCGCTCGGGGGCGTTCTACTTCCTGAGCTTCATCCCGATCGTCGGCGGCATCATCCTGCTGGTGTTCACGCTGCTCGACTCCGACCCCGCGGGTGCGCGCTTCGACCGCTGACGCCCCGGTCGACCACGCCGCTGCGCCACTTCGGCGGCCGCTGCGCCCCTTCAGCGGGCGCGGACGACGCCGAAGTGGCGCAGCGGCGGGTCAGTGCCAGGTGTGGTCGACGAACGGCATGCGCGCGCCGCGCCGCGGGCGGCGGGGCAGACCGGATGCTCCGAGCAGCCGCACCACGCGATACCGGTGTCCGCGCCACGGCTCGAGGACCTCGAGCATCTCGTCGTCGGTGAGGTCGCGACCGACGAGGGCGTGACCGACCTGATTCGACAGGTGGTAGTCGCCGATCGAGAGCGCATCGGCGTCGCCGAACGCGCGCTGCGCGACCTCGGCCGCGGTCCATTCCCCGACCCCCGGGAAGTGCGTGAGCCGCGCCACGGCGTCGGCCCGCGACATCCGCGCCGCCTCGTCGATGCGCTCGGCGAACCGGGCCGCCGTCGCGACCGTCTGCGCCCGCCGCGGATCGACGCCCGCCCGATGCCACTCCCAGACCGGCACAACCGCCCAGGTCGCGGGCGGCGGCGGCACGCGCATCGGGCGCGCCGTCGGACCGGGAGCGACCTCGCCGAACCGCAGCAGCAGGCGGCGCCACGACTCGTGCGCCTGCAGCGTGATGACCTTCTGCTCGAGCACGGCCGGCACGAGCGCCTCGAATACGAGTGTCGTACGCGGAATGCGCAGGCCCGGGTTGCGCCGGTGGGCGTCGCGCAGCGCGTCGAGGATGGGATCGAAGTCGCTCGTGTCGTCGGCGTCACCCATGAGCTCGGGGGCCTGCGCGACCGCCCACCCGGCGCCAGGGCCCCACGCCTCGGCGCGGATCGTGCCGCCGCTCGCCTGCACGAGTCGCACGGTCGCCACGCCCTCGGGCGTGCGGGTCGCGCGCCACACCGCGCCGTCGCGGTCGAGATGGAACGACGGGTCGCCTGGCCCGCGCCGCAGGCTGCCGATCGTGCGGTGCAGATCGGTCGGATGCCGCGGCTGCCAGTCGAGGCGTTGGTCGGCGATCACCCGTCCAGTCTGACCCACACCCCTGACAGCCGACCCACGGCGTTGGTGGCACGACGTTCGGCGGCCACGAAGTTCGGCGCGCCACCGCGTTTGTAGGACATTCGCCGGATTGGAGGACGAATTGGCGATTCGTGCCCTCCGAACACGCGATTGTCCTACAAACGCGCTGCCGGCGAACGGCCTGGCGGCGGGCCCGATGCGGCGGACGGTCGTGCGGCGGTACGCTCTCCCGCATGACTGCAAGCGTTTGCATTGTGGGGCCGGCGGCCTGGAACCGCCTCGTCGTGCTCGACCACCTGCCCGACCCGGTGCCGCACATGCAGTTCGTCCTCGACGAGTGGGAGACGGTCGGCGGCACTTCAGCGGGCAAGGCGCTCGGTCTCACCGGGCTCGGCCGTTCGGTCGCGCTGCACGCGCTCATCGGCGAGGACGCCGACGGGCTCCGCGTGCTGCGGGCGCTCGAGGCATCCGGCGCCGACCTGCTGATCGAGACCTCCGACCGCACCGAGCGCCACCTCAACCTGATGACGCGCGACGGCGCGCGCGTCTCGCTGTTCCTATCGACACCGACCGACGACCCTGCCGGTCCGTCGGCCGACACGATCCGGGCTCTGGCGGAGGCCGACGTGATCGTGCTCGACCTCGCGCCGCGTGCGCGCCGACTCATCCCCGCGGCACGCGCGACCGGCCGCCCCATCTGGACCGACCTGCACGACTACGACGGCGAGGCGGAGTTCCACCGGCCGTTCCTCGAGGCCGCCGACGCGGTGTTCCTGAACGCCGACGCGCTCGGCGACCCGCTGCCGTTCATGCGACGAGCGATCGGCGGCGGAGCTTCGCTCGTGGTGTGCACGCTCGGCCCCGCGGGTGCGGTCGCGCTCGACCGCGACGGGGTCGAGCACCGGGTCGACGCGGTGCCGGTCGAGGTCGTCGACACGAACGGCGCAGGTGATGCGTTCATGACGGGTGTGCTGCACGCGACCCTCGACGGGGCCGACGTCGACACGGCGCTTCGCGCCGGCGCCGCGCACGCGGCATCCGTGCTGGTGACCCGCCATCTGCACCCGTCGCTCGACGTCGTCCTCGCCTGACCGCCCCCGCACCCCATCGCGAGCCCCCGCCGCGGAAGCCGCCCGCCGGCTACGGCACCGGCACGACCGGGGCGGGCACCGGGGCGGGCATCGGCGCCGAGAGATCGGCGATGATGCGGTCGATCTCGGCGAGCGCGTACGCGGCGAGCTCGCGCTGCTGCGCCTCGGCGACGGGATCCTGCTCCTCGAGGTCGCCGATCACGAGGATGTTCTCGTCGTTCAGCGTGTTCGCCGGGTCGGTGTAGTTGAAGCTGCCGAGGATGAGCAGCCGCCGGTCGATGACCATGAGCTTGTGGTGCAGCTTCCGCACCCCGGTGCCGCGTCGATTGGCGTGCAGTTCGACGCCCGCGGTTCCGAGCCCGGTCGTGGCCGCCCATTTCGCGGCGCCCTGATCGCGGTCGAGCACCCCGCGCAGCACGTCGAGCGACGGCCGCAGCCTGATCATCGTGTCGTCGATGCCCGATGACTGCGCGAACGTGAACATGGCGAAGTCGATGCGCTCGGTCGACTTGAGCATCTGCTTCATCATCTCCATCTCGGGCCCGTGCCGCGGCGCGAACAACGGCTTCACGCGCACCTTGGGCAGCCCGTACTCGCTCGGTCGCGGCTGCACGCGCTCGGCGAGGGCGCCGAATGTGCCGGTCCACATGCGCTCGAACTCGCGCAGGTACTGGGCCGCCGACTTCTGCCCGCGCAGGATCACCACGTGGTTGAGGTTCTGCCCGGTGACCCCGCCCGTGCCGCCGCCGTGCGCGGCATCGTTCGTGCCGGTGTCGGTGAGGGTGAAGTTCGTCGACCCGGTGAGCACGGCCGCGCCGCGCTCGCCCTCGTCGCGCACGATGAACTTCTGGTGGAAGATCGCCGGGTTCAGGTCGCTGATCACCCGTACGCGCGCCTTCAGCAGCGCGGACACGATCTCGCGGTTCACGTCGTGCTCGCCGGGCTTCAGCCACGGGTCGTCCACCGCCTTGGTCTCGGTGAGGTAGTCGCCCTCGAGGATGACCCTGACGTTCACGCCGCGCGCCTTCGCGGCGATGATCGCGCGTGCGATGTCCTTCGAGTCGATCTCTTGCACGGCGATCGCGAGGCTGTGCTTCGCGCGCTCGATGAACCCGCGGATCGCGGCATCGAGGTCGTCGGGCCCGCCGACCGACGATGGCCCCATGTGCAGTTCGATCCCGCCCACGCTGATCGGCATGGTGCACCCCCTGTCCCCTGAGCGCAGGTCTACCACCGCGGGTGCGCGGTCGCGTCAGGGCAGGCACGGATGTCGCGGGGCGCGTCGTCCGCGACCGCCTCCGCTACTTCGCTTCGTGCGCCACGCCGTGCACGTGGTGCGTGCGCTCGAGCGCGGCACCCTCGACGTCGACGTTCGGGATGATGCGGTCGAGCCACCTCGGCAGCCACCATGCACCCCGCCCGACGAGATGCATGATCGCGGGCACGAGCACCATGCGCACCACGAAGGCGTCGAAGAGCACGCCGATCGCGAGTCCGAATCCGAGCGGGCGCACCATGCCCAGGTGCGAGAACACGAATCCGCCGAACACCGACACCATGATGAGCGCCGCCGCCGTGACGACCGCGCGACCGTTGCGCAGGCCGGCGATCACGGCGTTGCGCGCGGGCAGCCCGTGCACGTACGCCTCGCGCATGCCCGACACCAGGAACAACTGGTAGTCCATCGCGAGCCCGAACAGCACGCCCATGATGATGATCGGGGCGAAGTTCAGCACCGGGCCGGGGTCGTGCACGCCGAACAGTCCGCCGAGCCATCCCCACTGGTATACCGCGACGATCGCGCCGAACGCGGCGAACAGGCTGAGCACGAACCCGCCGGTCGCGACGAGCGGCACCACGAGCGAGCGGAACACCACGATCATGATCAGCAGCGACAGCCCGATGACGACCGCGAGATACACCGGCAGCGCGTCGGCGAGCTTCTGCGAGATGTCGATGTTGCCACTGGCCTGGCCGGCGACGCCGAGCTTCACGTCGCCGTCGAGCCCGGCGACCGCGTCGTCGACCGGCGACGCGTCGCGCAGCGCGTGCACGAGCGCCTCGGTCGACTCGCTGGTGGGGCCCTCTGCGGGGATCACCTGGAACGCCATGACCTCGCCGTCGTCGCTGACGCCGACGGGGGCGACCGCCACGACGTCGTCCTGCGCCATGAGCCAGTCGGCGAGGTCGGCCTGAGCGAGCACGACGTCGTCGCCCTCGACCGCCTCGGGCAGTTCGCCCACGACGAGGATCGGCCCGTTCTGGCCCTCGCCGAATCCATCGGCGACGGCCGTGTATGCCTGGTACTGCGTCGAGTCGGTCGCCTCCGACGAGCCGGTCGGCAGGCCGAGGCGCATCGACAGCGCGGGGGCGGCGATGATGAGCAGACCCACCACGGATGCCACGAGCGAGAGGATCGCCGTCGACGTGCGCATCGGCCGGATCACCGGGGCAGCGTGGTCTTCGTGCCCGATCTGGGCGCGGGCCTTGCGGCCGAGCACGCGCAGCTTCAGCAACCCGAGCATGGCGGGCGTCAGCGTCACGGCGATCAGCACCGCGATGAGCACGCACGCCGCGCCCACCGTGCCCATCACCCCGAGGAACGGGATGCCGGTGACGTTCAGCGCAAGCAGCGCGACGAGCACGGTCGAGCCCGCGAACACGACCGCGTTGCCCGACGTGCCGTTGGCGAGCCCGATCGACTCGTGCAGTTCGACCCCGGCGAGCAGCTGGCGTCGATGGCGGTTGATGATGAACAGCGTGTAGTCGATGCCGACCGCGAGCCCCAGCATCACGCCGAGCACGGGGGTCACCGACGACATGTCGACCAGGCCCGAGAACGCGAGCGACCCCGCGACGCCCACGCCCACGCCGATGAGCGCCGAGATGAGCGGCAGCAGCGCGGGCAGCAGCGCCCGCAGCATGACGATGAGCACGACGGCGGCGACCAGCACGCCGACGAGTTCGCCCACGCCGACGAGCCCCTCGGTCGACGACGCGATCTCGGCCGAGTAGTCGATCGAGACGCCGTCGATGTCGGCGGTCGTGAGCGCATCGGCGACCGCGGTCTTCGTCTCGGGGGCGAGGGTGAAGAGGGTGTCCTCGAAGAGCACGGCGCCGAGCGCGGTCGTGCCGTCTTCCGAGACGGTGCGGATCTCGGTGCTCGCCTCGAGCAGCCGCTGCCCGGCGTCGAGCTGCGCGGCATTCGTGTCGAGCTCGGCGCGGTGGTCGTCGAGCTGCTGCTGCCCCTCGTCGAGCTGCGCCTGCTGCGCGTCGAGCTCGGCGATCCCGGCGTCGAGCTGGGCTTGCTGGGCAGCGAACTGGTCGGCGAGCTGGTCGACGCCGGCATCCGTGGCCTGCTGCACGGCCTGGTCGAGCTGCGCCTGCCCGGCGTCGGCCTGGGCGCGCGCGGCGTCGAGCTGCTGCTGCCCGGCGTCGAGTTGCGCCTGCGCCTGGTCGAGTTGCGCGGCGCCGTCGGCGAGCTGTGCTTCGCCGTCGCTGAGCTGCTGGGCCTGCTCGTCGCGGTCGGCAGCGGTCCGGAACGGGTCGACGACCCCGCTGACGCCGTCGATGCCGTCGATCTCGTCGAGCACGTCGGCGATCGCGGCTTGCTGCTCGGGTGTGAATGCCGCGCCGTCGGTCTGGAACACGACGGTGCCGGTCGCCCCGCCGATGCCGCCGATCTCGTCCTCGAGCTGGTCGGTGACCCGGGCGGTCTCGGTGCCGGGGATGCTGAAGCTGGTCGCCAGCGTGCCGCCGAAGGCGAGGAACGCGCCGCCCGCGAGACCGAGCACGACGAGCCATCCGATGACGACCGTCCAGGCGCGACGCGCAGCGAAGCGCCCGAGACGATAGAGGAGTTCGGCCATGCGAGCGAGCCTTTCGAGATGGGATCGGGCAGAGCACAGCGTCGGGCCTCGCCCAGACTAACCGACAGATGTCGGAAAACCCTGAGCATTCGCAGGGACTGCTGGCAGAATCGCCCTATGGATCCTCGGATCGCGCGCACTCGACGCAGCCTGCAGGGCGCACTGCTCGAGCTCGCCCGGGAGCACCCCCTCGACGAGATCGCCATCGCCGACATCGCCGAGCGCGCGGGCGTCAACCGCTCGAGCTTCTATCAGCACTACCCCGACAAGGACACGCTGCTCGCCGACGCGCTCGACGCGGCGGTCGAGGAGGCGGGCGCGTCGCTGCCCGAGCTCGACGGCCGGCTGGATGCTCCGCCCGAGGCCCTCGTGTCGTACCTGCGGCACTACGACGAGAACGCCGACCTGTACCGCCGGGTGCTGGGCGCGCAGGGTTCGGGGGTCGCGCGCGCGCGGCTGCGCGCCCGCATCGAGCAGATGGCGCTCGAGGGCATCCGGATGTCTGGAGCCGACGCCTACCAGGGGTTGCCGCTCGACGTGGCCGCCGCCGGCGTCACCGGCTCGGTGCTCGGTGTGCTCGAGGCGTGGCTCGAACGCGACCCGCGGCCGCCGCTCGAGACCGCGGTCGACTGGGTCTGGCGGATGCTGCTGGGGCCGGCGGTGCCGTAGCCCGCTCTCAGCGACCCCGCGAGCTGCGGAAGTACTGGGGCTCGATCGGGTTCGAGGTATCCACGAGCGTCGGCGCCCAGACGGGCTCCTCGCGCTCCTCGTCGGAGTCGGATGCGGGTGTCGGCGCCGACACGGACGCCGGCGCCGAGACCGGGGTGACCGTGCCGTCGGGTTCGAGCGCGGGCTGCGGAACGCTGCCGAGGCGATCGACTTGCTCGGTCAGCGCCTCGAGCACCGAACGCAACTGGATCTGCGCGACCTGCGCGTAGGTGCGCACGTACTCGATCTCGGGGATCGCCGGTCCGAGAGGCGGCGCCGACGCCGACGCCAGTGTCGCGCTGGCCTGGCTCGCGCTGTTCTCGGCTCGCTCGAGGATCTCGCGGTATTGGTTGCGTGCCGTGACGACGAGGTCGCGAGCGTACTGTTCAGCGTCGGCGACCGCCTTGTCGGCGATCAGCTGCGCCTGCGAGAGCAGCCCGACCGCGCCGGCGGCGATCTCCTGTTCGAGGTCGGAACCGGCAGCGGCTCGGAGCTTCGCGTTCTCGGCGCGCAGGTTCGTGAGCTCCTGCCGGCCGCTGTCGGACGCGGCGCGCACATCGTCGACGGCCTCGGCGATCTGGGCGATGAACGCGTCGACCTCGCTTCGGTCGTATCCCGCCCCCACGTGTCGGGTGGTGAAGGCGACGGTTCGCACGTCGGGGAGGCGCCGCACCGCGGCCGCCAGTGCGCCCTCGTGCTCGGCGATGGCGGGTGCGTCGGGAATGGTGTCGTCGCTGCGGGTCGTCATGCTCAGCTCCCCATCTTCGAGAGGCCAGCCAGGTCGGGCTGCGGGTCCTGGGTGTGGTGATGCGCTGCGTGGCTGTCTTGATCGCGGGTCTCGAACTGCTCGAAGCGGATGTCACCGGGTGCGACCCCGGCCTGCCGAAGCGCCTGTGCCGTGTGCCGCACCATCTCGGGCGACCCGCACACCAGCGCGATCGAGCCGACCCACGGGCCCTCGGCGACGGCGACGTCGCCGACCAGACCGGTGCGGCCGGCGTAGGTCGGGTCGTCGGACACGACGGGCGTGTACTCGAACCAAGGCCTGCCGGCCAGGTTGCGCAGCAGGCGGTGCTCGTAGAGGTTCGCGGGCATCCGCACGCCGTGGAACAGATGCACGCGCGGTGCGCGACCGCTCGCCTTCCACTCCTGGTCGATGCGCTCGAGATGCGCTCGCAGTGGTGCGAGGCCGGTACCGCCGGCGATCATCACGAGGTCGCGTTCGCGCTCGTGGTCGGCGATGGTCAGCTCGCGACCGACCGCCGAGCCGAGCCG
Proteins encoded in this window:
- a CDS encoding DivIVA domain-containing protein, with the translated sequence MTTRSDDTIPDAPAIAEHEGALAAAVRRLPDVRTVAFTTRHVGAGYDRSEVDAFIAQIAEAVDDVRAASDSGRQELTNLRAENAKLRAAAGSDLEQEIAAGAVGLLSQAQLIADKAVADAEQYARDLVVTARNQYREILERAENSASQASATLASASAPPLGPAIPEIEYVRTYAQVAQIQLRSVLEALTEQVDRLGSVPQPALEPDGTVTPVSAPASVSAPTPASDSDEEREEPVWAPTLVDTSNPIEPQYFRSSRGR
- a CDS encoding TetR/AcrR family transcriptional regulator, which translates into the protein MDPRIARTRRSLQGALLELAREHPLDEIAIADIAERAGVNRSSFYQHYPDKDTLLADALDAAVEEAGASLPELDGRLDAPPEALVSYLRHYDENADLYRRVLGAQGSGVARARLRARIEQMALEGIRMSGADAYQGLPLDVAAAGVTGSVLGVLEAWLERDPRPPLETAVDWVWRMLLGPAVP
- a CDS encoding phospholipase D-like domain-containing protein; the encoded protein is MPISVGGIELHMGPSSVGGPDDLDAAIRGFIERAKHSLAIAVQEIDSKDIARAIIAAKARGVNVRVILEGDYLTETKAVDDPWLKPGEHDVNREIVSALLKARVRVISDLNPAIFHQKFIVRDEGERGAAVLTGSTNFTLTDTGTNDAAHGGGTGGVTGQNLNHVVILRGQKSAAQYLREFERMWTGTFGALAERVQPRPSEYGLPKVRVKPLFAPRHGPEMEMMKQMLKSTERIDFAMFTFAQSSGIDDTMIRLRPSLDVLRGVLDRDQGAAKWAATTGLGTAGVELHANRRGTGVRKLHHKLMVIDRRLLILGSFNYTDPANTLNDENILVIGDLEEQDPVAEAQQRELAAYALAEIDRIIADLSAPMPAPVPAPVVPVP
- a CDS encoding DNA-3-methyladenine glycosylase family protein; amino-acid sequence: MIADQRLDWQPRHPTDLHRTIGSLRRGPGDPSFHLDRDGAVWRATRTPEGVATVRLVQASGGTIRAEAWGPGAGWAVAQAPELMGDADDTSDFDPILDALRDAHRRNPGLRIPRTTLVFEALVPAVLEQKVITLQAHESWRRLLLRFGEVAPGPTARPMRVPPPPATWAVVPVWEWHRAGVDPRRAQTVATAARFAERIDEAARMSRADAVARLTHFPGVGEWTAAEVAQRAFGDADALSIGDYHLSNQVGHALVGRDLTDDEMLEVLEPWRGHRYRVVRLLGASGLPRRPRRGARMPFVDHTWH
- a CDS encoding carbohydrate kinase family protein, whose protein sequence is MTASVCIVGPAAWNRLVVLDHLPDPVPHMQFVLDEWETVGGTSAGKALGLTGLGRSVALHALIGEDADGLRVLRALEASGADLLIETSDRTERHLNLMTRDGARVSLFLSTPTDDPAGPSADTIRALAEADVIVLDLAPRARRLIPAARATGRPIWTDLHDYDGEAEFHRPFLEAADAVFLNADALGDPLPFMRRAIGGGASLVVCTLGPAGAVALDRDGVEHRVDAVPVEVVDTNGAGDAFMTGVLHATLDGADVDTALRAGAAHAASVLVTRHLHPSLDVVLA
- a CDS encoding DUF805 domain-containing protein, which codes for MTYSPAPTTATADAPLSAPLYGATFGQAIKRFFAKYATFSGRASRSEYWWWALANAIIVAVLYVLVIVAGVAGATVDPSTGLAAPGPLFVVAYALLALWGLAIIVPSLAITWRRLHDTNRSGAFYFLSFIPIVGGIILLVFTLLDSDPAGARFDR
- a CDS encoding MMPL family transporter; this translates as MAELLYRLGRFAARRAWTVVIGWLVVLGLAGGAFLAFGGTLATSFSIPGTETARVTDQLEDEIGGIGGATGTVVFQTDGAAFTPEQQAAIADVLDEIDGIDGVSGVVDPFRTAADRDEQAQQLSDGEAQLADGAAQLDQAQAQLDAGQQQLDAARAQADAGQAQLDQAVQQATDAGVDQLADQFAAQQAQLDAGIAELDAQQAQLDEGQQQLDDHRAELDTNAAQLDAGQRLLEASTEIRTVSEDGTTALGAVLFEDTLFTLAPETKTAVADALTTADIDGVSIDYSAEIASSTEGLVGVGELVGVLVAAVVLIVMLRALLPALLPLISALIGVGVGVAGSLAFSGLVDMSSVTPVLGVMLGLAVGIDYTLFIINRHRRQLLAGVELHESIGLANGTSGNAVVFAGSTVLVALLALNVTGIPFLGVMGTVGAACVLIAVLIAVTLTPAMLGLLKLRVLGRKARAQIGHEDHAAPVIRPMRTSTAILSLVASVVGLLIIAAPALSMRLGLPTGSSEATDSTQYQAYTAVADGFGEGQNGPILVVGELPEAVEGDDVVLAQADLADWLMAQDDVVAVAPVGVSDDGEVMAFQVIPAEGPTSESTEALVHALRDASPVDDAVAGLDGDVKLGVAGQASGNIDISQKLADALPVYLAVVIGLSLLIMIVVFRSLVVPLVATGGFVLSLFAAFGAIVAVYQWGWLGGLFGVHDPGPVLNFAPIIIMGVLFGLAMDYQLFLVSGMREAYVHGLPARNAVIAGLRNGRAVVTAAALIMVSVFGGFVFSHLGMVRPLGFGLAIGVLFDAFVVRMVLVPAIMHLVGRGAWWLPRWLDRIIPNVDVEGAALERTHHVHGVAHEAK